From a region of the Castanea sativa cultivar Marrone di Chiusa Pesio chromosome 10, ASM4071231v1 genome:
- the LOC142612692 gene encoding transcriptional corepressor LEUNIG isoform X6 has protein sequence MSQTNWEADKMLDVYIHDYLVKRDLKASAQAFQAEGKVSSDPVAIDAPGGFLFEWWSVFWDIFIARTNEKHSEVAASYIETQLIKAREQQQHQQQQQQQQQQPQQPQHQQQQQQQQQQQHMQMQQILLQRHAQQQQQQQQQQQQQQQQPQQQQPQQQQQQLPTPQQQRRDGAHLINGSTNGLVGNDPLMRQNAGTANAMATKMYEERLKLPQRDSLDDAAMKQRFGDNVGQLLDPNHASILKSAAATGQPSGQVLHGAAGGMSPQVQARNQQLPGSTPDIKSEINPVLNPRAGPEGSLIGIPGSNQGSNNLTLKGWPLTGLDQLRSGLLQQQKPFIQAPQPFHQLQMLTPQHQQQLLLAQQNLTSPSASDESRRLRMLLSSRSMSLGKDSLTNSVGDVVPNVGSPLQAASPLLGRGDTEMLIKLKMAQLQQQQQQQNSNPQQQQQQQLQQHALSNQQSQSSNHNLHQQDKMGGAASVTMDGSMSNSFRNDQVSKNQTGRKRKQPVSSSGPANSSGTANTAGPSPSSAPSTPSTHTPGDVISMPNLPHSGSSSKPLMMFDGPGTLTSPSNQLADIDRFVEDEDNVESFLSPDDTDPRDSVVRCMDMSKVSSVRASSSKVVCCHFSSDGKLLASGGHDKKAVLWNTDSLKPKTTLEEHSSLITDVRFSPSMSRLATSSFDKTVRVWDADNPGYSLRTFTGHSSTVMSLDFHPNKDDLICSCDGDGEIRYWSINNGSCQRVFKGGTAQMRFQPRFGRYLAAAAENVVSILDVETQACRHTLQGHTNAVHSVCWDPSGEFLASVSEDSVRVWTLGSGSEGECVHELSCNGNKFHSCVFHPTYSSLLVIGCYQSLELWNMSENKTMTLSAHDGLIAALAVSTVTGLVASASHDKFVKLWK, from the exons ACGCAGTTGATTAAAGCAAGGGAGCAGCAACAGcatcaacaacaacagcaacagcagcagcagcaacctCAACAACCACAGcatcaacaacagcaacagcaacagcaacagcagcaGCATATGCAGATGCAGCAGATCCTGTTGCAGAGGCATGCccaacagcagcagcagcagcagcagcagcagcagcaacagcaacagcaaccgCAACAACAGCAGccgcagcagcagcaacagcagcTGCCAACACCACAGCAGCAGCGAAGAGATGGGGCCCACCTTATTAATGGCAGCACAAATGGGCTTGTTGGAAATGACCCTCTCATGCGGCAGAATGCTGGAACTGCGAATGCCATGGCAACAAAGATGTATGAGGAAAGATTGAAACTGCCCCAAAGGGATTCTTTGGATGATGCGGCTATGAAA CAAAGGTTTGGTGACAATGTGGGCCAGCTTTTGGATCCAAATCATGCCTCAATATTGAAGTCAGCTGCAGCAACTGGCCAGCCTTCAGG GCAAGTGTTGCATGGTGCAGCTGGTGGCATGTCTCCACAAGTTCAAGCTCGAAATCAACAACTACCAGGGTCCACACCG GACATAAAGAGTGAGATTAATCCAGTTTTAAATCCCAGAGCTGGTCCTGAAGGATCATTGATTGGAATTCCTG GGTCAAATCAAGGTAGTAACAATTTGACTCTGAAAGGGTGGCCACTCACA GGGCTGGATCAGCTTCGCTCTGGGCTTCTTCAGCAACAAAAGCCTTTTATACAGGCACCTCAGCCCTTTCATCAACTCCAGATGTTGACACCACAGCACCAGCAACAGCTTTTGCTTGCACAGCAAAACTTAACATCACCATCTGCCAGTGATGAGAGTAGGAGACTGAGAATGCTTTTGAGTAGTCGGAGCATGAGTCTTGGGAAGGATTCCCTTACAAATTCTGTTGGTGATGTGGTTCCAAATGTTGGATCTCCGCTTCAAGCTGCTAGCCCACTATTGGGTCGTGGAGATACAGAAATGCTGATTAAG TTAAAAATGGCTCAGTTACAACAGCAACAGCAGCAACAGAACAGTAACccacagcaacagcaacagcaacagcttCAACAACATGCTCTTTCAAATCAGCAATCACAGAGttcaaatcacaatcttcacCAGCAAGATAAAATGGGTGGTGCTGCTAGCGTCACTATGGATGGCAGCATGTCAAATTCCTTTCGAAATGATCAG GTTTCTAAAAACCAGACtgggagaaaaagaaagcagCCAGTATCATCTTCTGGTCCTGCGAATAGCTCTGGAACTGCAAACACTGCCGGACCCTCTCCAAGTTCAGCACCCTCCACACCCTCAACACATACCCCTGGAGATGTAATATCAATGCCTAATTTGCCTCATAGTGGTAGTTCTTCCAAGCCATTGATGATGTTTGATGGTCCTGGCACCCTTACATCACCATCAAATCAATTG GCTGATATTGATCGTTTTGTAGAGGATGAGGATAATGTTGAATCTTTTTTATCCCCTGATGATACAGACCCTAGAGATAGTGTTGTTCGCTGTATGGACATGAGCAAAG TAAGTTCTGTTCGAGCAAGCTCAAGCAAAGTCGTCTGTTGCCACTTTTCATCAGATGGGAAATTGCTTGCCAGTGGTGGCCATGATAAGAAG GCTGTATTGTGGAACACAGACTCTTTAAAGCCAAAAACCACACTTGAAGAACATTCTTCTTTGATTACTGATGTCCGTTTCAGTCCGAGCATGTCACGTCTCGCAACATCTTCATTTGACAAAACTGTCAGGGTTTGGGATGCTGACAAT CCTGGTTATTCGCTTCGTACCTTTACGGGGCATTCTTCCACTGTGATGTCACTTGACTTCCACCCAAATAAAGATGACCTCATTTGCTCTTGTGATGGAGATGGTGAGATACGATACTGGAGTATTAACAACGGCAGCTGTCAAAGAGTGTTTAAG GGTGGTACGGCCCAAATGAGATTCCAACCCCGTTTTGGAAGGTACCTTGCTGCTGCTGCAGAGAATGTTGTATCTATACTGGATGTGGAGACCCAAGCTTGTCGGCATACATTACAG GGACATACTAACGCAGTCCATTCTGTGTGCTGGGACCCTTCTGGTGAGTTCTTAGCGTCCGTCAGTGAGGACTCTGTCAGAGTTTGGACACTTGGATCAGGGAGTGAAGGAGAGTGCGTACATGAGCTGAGCTGTAATGGCAATAAATTCCATTCATGTGTTTTCCATCCTACATATTCTTCATTGCTGGTCATTGGCTGTTACCAG TCTCTGGAGCTTTGGAACATGTCAGAGAACAAGACAATGACTCTGTCAGCTCATGATGGACTAATTGCTGCATTGGCTGTGTCAACTGTTACAGGTTTGGTTGCTTCGGCTAGTCATGACAAGTTTGTCAAATTGTGGAAGTGA
- the LOC142612692 gene encoding transcriptional corepressor LEUNIG isoform X4, with translation MSQTNWEADKMLDVYIHDYLVKRDLKASAQAFQAEGKVSSDPVAIDAPGGFLFEWWSVFWDIFIARTNEKHSEVAASYIETQLIKAREQQQHQQQQQQQQQQPQQPQHQQQQQQQQQQQHMQMQQILLQRHAQQQQQQQQQQQQQQQQPQQQQPQQQQQQLPTPQQQRRDGAHLINGSTNGLVGNDPLMRQNAGTANAMATKMYEERLKLPQRDSLDDAAMKQRFGDNVGQLLDPNHASILKSAAATGQPSGQVLHGAAGGMSPQVQARNQQLPGSTPDIKSEINPVLNPRAGPEGSLIGIPGSNQGSNNLTLKGWPLTGLDQLRSGLLQQQKPFIQAPQPFHQLQMLTPQHQQQLLLAQQNLTSPSASDESRRLRMLLSSRSMSLGKDSLTNSVGDVVPNVGSPLQAASPLLGRGDTEMLIKLKMAQLQQQQQQQNSNPQQQQQQQLQQHALSNQQSQSSNHNLHQQDKMGGAASVTMDGSMSNSFRNDQVSKNQTGRKRKQPVSSSGPANSSGTANTAGPSPSSAPSTPSTHTPGDVISMPNLPHSGSSSKPLMMFDGPGTLTSPSNQLADIDRFVEDEDNVESFLSPDDTDPRDSVVRCMDMSKGFTFNEVSSVRASSSKVVCCHFSSDGKLLASGGHDKKAVLWNTDSLKPKTTLEEHSSLITDVRFSPSMSRLATSSFDKTVRVWDADNPGYSLRTFTGHSSTVMSLDFHPNKDDLICSCDGDGEIRYWSINNGSCQRVFKGGTAQMRFQPRFGRYLAAAAENVVSILDVETQACRHTLQGHTNAVHSVCWDPSGEFLASVSEDSVRVWTLGSGSEGECVHELSCNGNKFHSCVFHPTYSSLLVIGCYQSLELWNMSENKTMTLSAHDGLIAALAVSTVTGLVASASHDKFVKLWK, from the exons ACGCAGTTGATTAAAGCAAGGGAGCAGCAACAGcatcaacaacaacagcaacagcagcagcagcaacctCAACAACCACAGcatcaacaacagcaacagcaacagcaacagcagcaGCATATGCAGATGCAGCAGATCCTGTTGCAGAGGCATGCccaacagcagcagcagcagcagcagcagcagcagcaacagcaacagcaaccgCAACAACAGCAGccgcagcagcagcaacagcagcTGCCAACACCACAGCAGCAGCGAAGAGATGGGGCCCACCTTATTAATGGCAGCACAAATGGGCTTGTTGGAAATGACCCTCTCATGCGGCAGAATGCTGGAACTGCGAATGCCATGGCAACAAAGATGTATGAGGAAAGATTGAAACTGCCCCAAAGGGATTCTTTGGATGATGCGGCTATGAAA CAAAGGTTTGGTGACAATGTGGGCCAGCTTTTGGATCCAAATCATGCCTCAATATTGAAGTCAGCTGCAGCAACTGGCCAGCCTTCAGG GCAAGTGTTGCATGGTGCAGCTGGTGGCATGTCTCCACAAGTTCAAGCTCGAAATCAACAACTACCAGGGTCCACACCG GACATAAAGAGTGAGATTAATCCAGTTTTAAATCCCAGAGCTGGTCCTGAAGGATCATTGATTGGAATTCCTG GGTCAAATCAAGGTAGTAACAATTTGACTCTGAAAGGGTGGCCACTCACA GGGCTGGATCAGCTTCGCTCTGGGCTTCTTCAGCAACAAAAGCCTTTTATACAGGCACCTCAGCCCTTTCATCAACTCCAGATGTTGACACCACAGCACCAGCAACAGCTTTTGCTTGCACAGCAAAACTTAACATCACCATCTGCCAGTGATGAGAGTAGGAGACTGAGAATGCTTTTGAGTAGTCGGAGCATGAGTCTTGGGAAGGATTCCCTTACAAATTCTGTTGGTGATGTGGTTCCAAATGTTGGATCTCCGCTTCAAGCTGCTAGCCCACTATTGGGTCGTGGAGATACAGAAATGCTGATTAAG TTAAAAATGGCTCAGTTACAACAGCAACAGCAGCAACAGAACAGTAACccacagcaacagcaacagcaacagcttCAACAACATGCTCTTTCAAATCAGCAATCACAGAGttcaaatcacaatcttcacCAGCAAGATAAAATGGGTGGTGCTGCTAGCGTCACTATGGATGGCAGCATGTCAAATTCCTTTCGAAATGATCAG GTTTCTAAAAACCAGACtgggagaaaaagaaagcagCCAGTATCATCTTCTGGTCCTGCGAATAGCTCTGGAACTGCAAACACTGCCGGACCCTCTCCAAGTTCAGCACCCTCCACACCCTCAACACATACCCCTGGAGATGTAATATCAATGCCTAATTTGCCTCATAGTGGTAGTTCTTCCAAGCCATTGATGATGTTTGATGGTCCTGGCACCCTTACATCACCATCAAATCAATTG GCTGATATTGATCGTTTTGTAGAGGATGAGGATAATGTTGAATCTTTTTTATCCCCTGATGATACAGACCCTAGAGATAGTGTTGTTCGCTGTATGGACATGAGCAAAG GGTTCACATTTAATGAAGTAAGTTCTGTTCGAGCAAGCTCAAGCAAAGTCGTCTGTTGCCACTTTTCATCAGATGGGAAATTGCTTGCCAGTGGTGGCCATGATAAGAAG GCTGTATTGTGGAACACAGACTCTTTAAAGCCAAAAACCACACTTGAAGAACATTCTTCTTTGATTACTGATGTCCGTTTCAGTCCGAGCATGTCACGTCTCGCAACATCTTCATTTGACAAAACTGTCAGGGTTTGGGATGCTGACAAT CCTGGTTATTCGCTTCGTACCTTTACGGGGCATTCTTCCACTGTGATGTCACTTGACTTCCACCCAAATAAAGATGACCTCATTTGCTCTTGTGATGGAGATGGTGAGATACGATACTGGAGTATTAACAACGGCAGCTGTCAAAGAGTGTTTAAG GGTGGTACGGCCCAAATGAGATTCCAACCCCGTTTTGGAAGGTACCTTGCTGCTGCTGCAGAGAATGTTGTATCTATACTGGATGTGGAGACCCAAGCTTGTCGGCATACATTACAG GGACATACTAACGCAGTCCATTCTGTGTGCTGGGACCCTTCTGGTGAGTTCTTAGCGTCCGTCAGTGAGGACTCTGTCAGAGTTTGGACACTTGGATCAGGGAGTGAAGGAGAGTGCGTACATGAGCTGAGCTGTAATGGCAATAAATTCCATTCATGTGTTTTCCATCCTACATATTCTTCATTGCTGGTCATTGGCTGTTACCAG TCTCTGGAGCTTTGGAACATGTCAGAGAACAAGACAATGACTCTGTCAGCTCATGATGGACTAATTGCTGCATTGGCTGTGTCAACTGTTACAGGTTTGGTTGCTTCGGCTAGTCATGACAAGTTTGTCAAATTGTGGAAGTGA
- the LOC142612692 gene encoding transcriptional corepressor LEUNIG isoform X5: protein MSQTNWEADKMLDVYIHDYLVKRDLKASAQAFQAEGKVSSDPVAIDAPGGFLFEWWSVFWDIFIARTNEKHSEVAASYIETQLIKAREQQQHQQQQQQQQQQPQQPQHQQQQQQQQQQQHMQMQQILLQRHAQQQQQQQQQQQQQQQQPQQQQPQQQQQQLPTPQQQRRDGAHLINGSTNGLVGNDPLMRQNAGTANAMATKMYEERLKLPQRDSLDDAAMKQRFGDNVGQLLDPNHASILKSAAATGQPSGQVLHGAAGGMSPQVQARNQQLPGSTPDIKSEINPVLNPRAGPEGSLIGIPGSNQGSNNLTLKGWPLTGLDQLRSGLLQQQKPFIQAPQPFHQLQMLTPQHQQQLLLAQQNLTSPSASDESRRLRMLLSSRSMSLGKDSLTNSVGDVVPNVGSPLQAASPLLGRGDTEMLIKLKMAQLQQQQQQQNSNPQQQQQQQLQQHALSNQQSQSSNHNLHQQDKMGGAASVTMDGSMSNSFRNDQTGRKRKQPVSSSGPANSSGTANTAGPSPSSAPSTPSTHTPGDVISMPNLPHSGSSSKPLMMFDGPGTLTSPSNQLADIDRFVEDEDNVESFLSPDDTDPRDSVVRCMDMSKGFTFNEVSSVRASSSKVVCCHFSSDGKLLASGGHDKKAVLWNTDSLKPKTTLEEHSSLITDVRFSPSMSRLATSSFDKTVRVWDADNPGYSLRTFTGHSSTVMSLDFHPNKDDLICSCDGDGEIRYWSINNGSCQRVFKGGTAQMRFQPRFGRYLAAAAENVVSILDVETQACRHTLQGHTNAVHSVCWDPSGEFLASVSEDSVRVWTLGSGSEGECVHELSCNGNKFHSCVFHPTYSSLLVIGCYQSLELWNMSENKTMTLSAHDGLIAALAVSTVTGLVASASHDKFVKLWK, encoded by the exons ACGCAGTTGATTAAAGCAAGGGAGCAGCAACAGcatcaacaacaacagcaacagcagcagcagcaacctCAACAACCACAGcatcaacaacagcaacagcaacagcaacagcagcaGCATATGCAGATGCAGCAGATCCTGTTGCAGAGGCATGCccaacagcagcagcagcagcagcagcagcagcagcaacagcaacagcaaccgCAACAACAGCAGccgcagcagcagcaacagcagcTGCCAACACCACAGCAGCAGCGAAGAGATGGGGCCCACCTTATTAATGGCAGCACAAATGGGCTTGTTGGAAATGACCCTCTCATGCGGCAGAATGCTGGAACTGCGAATGCCATGGCAACAAAGATGTATGAGGAAAGATTGAAACTGCCCCAAAGGGATTCTTTGGATGATGCGGCTATGAAA CAAAGGTTTGGTGACAATGTGGGCCAGCTTTTGGATCCAAATCATGCCTCAATATTGAAGTCAGCTGCAGCAACTGGCCAGCCTTCAGG GCAAGTGTTGCATGGTGCAGCTGGTGGCATGTCTCCACAAGTTCAAGCTCGAAATCAACAACTACCAGGGTCCACACCG GACATAAAGAGTGAGATTAATCCAGTTTTAAATCCCAGAGCTGGTCCTGAAGGATCATTGATTGGAATTCCTG GGTCAAATCAAGGTAGTAACAATTTGACTCTGAAAGGGTGGCCACTCACA GGGCTGGATCAGCTTCGCTCTGGGCTTCTTCAGCAACAAAAGCCTTTTATACAGGCACCTCAGCCCTTTCATCAACTCCAGATGTTGACACCACAGCACCAGCAACAGCTTTTGCTTGCACAGCAAAACTTAACATCACCATCTGCCAGTGATGAGAGTAGGAGACTGAGAATGCTTTTGAGTAGTCGGAGCATGAGTCTTGGGAAGGATTCCCTTACAAATTCTGTTGGTGATGTGGTTCCAAATGTTGGATCTCCGCTTCAAGCTGCTAGCCCACTATTGGGTCGTGGAGATACAGAAATGCTGATTAAG TTAAAAATGGCTCAGTTACAACAGCAACAGCAGCAACAGAACAGTAACccacagcaacagcaacagcaacagcttCAACAACATGCTCTTTCAAATCAGCAATCACAGAGttcaaatcacaatcttcacCAGCAAGATAAAATGGGTGGTGCTGCTAGCGTCACTATGGATGGCAGCATGTCAAATTCCTTTCGAAATGATCAG ACtgggagaaaaagaaagcagCCAGTATCATCTTCTGGTCCTGCGAATAGCTCTGGAACTGCAAACACTGCCGGACCCTCTCCAAGTTCAGCACCCTCCACACCCTCAACACATACCCCTGGAGATGTAATATCAATGCCTAATTTGCCTCATAGTGGTAGTTCTTCCAAGCCATTGATGATGTTTGATGGTCCTGGCACCCTTACATCACCATCAAATCAATTG GCTGATATTGATCGTTTTGTAGAGGATGAGGATAATGTTGAATCTTTTTTATCCCCTGATGATACAGACCCTAGAGATAGTGTTGTTCGCTGTATGGACATGAGCAAAG GGTTCACATTTAATGAAGTAAGTTCTGTTCGAGCAAGCTCAAGCAAAGTCGTCTGTTGCCACTTTTCATCAGATGGGAAATTGCTTGCCAGTGGTGGCCATGATAAGAAG GCTGTATTGTGGAACACAGACTCTTTAAAGCCAAAAACCACACTTGAAGAACATTCTTCTTTGATTACTGATGTCCGTTTCAGTCCGAGCATGTCACGTCTCGCAACATCTTCATTTGACAAAACTGTCAGGGTTTGGGATGCTGACAAT CCTGGTTATTCGCTTCGTACCTTTACGGGGCATTCTTCCACTGTGATGTCACTTGACTTCCACCCAAATAAAGATGACCTCATTTGCTCTTGTGATGGAGATGGTGAGATACGATACTGGAGTATTAACAACGGCAGCTGTCAAAGAGTGTTTAAG GGTGGTACGGCCCAAATGAGATTCCAACCCCGTTTTGGAAGGTACCTTGCTGCTGCTGCAGAGAATGTTGTATCTATACTGGATGTGGAGACCCAAGCTTGTCGGCATACATTACAG GGACATACTAACGCAGTCCATTCTGTGTGCTGGGACCCTTCTGGTGAGTTCTTAGCGTCCGTCAGTGAGGACTCTGTCAGAGTTTGGACACTTGGATCAGGGAGTGAAGGAGAGTGCGTACATGAGCTGAGCTGTAATGGCAATAAATTCCATTCATGTGTTTTCCATCCTACATATTCTTCATTGCTGGTCATTGGCTGTTACCAG TCTCTGGAGCTTTGGAACATGTCAGAGAACAAGACAATGACTCTGTCAGCTCATGATGGACTAATTGCTGCATTGGCTGTGTCAACTGTTACAGGTTTGGTTGCTTCGGCTAGTCATGACAAGTTTGTCAAATTGTGGAAGTGA
- the LOC142612692 gene encoding transcriptional corepressor LEUNIG isoform X1, which translates to MSQTNWEADKMLDVYIHDYLVKRDLKASAQAFQAEGKVSSDPVAIDAPGGFLFEWWSVFWDIFIARTNEKHSEVAASYIETQLIKAREQQQHQQQQQQQQQQPQQPQHQQQQQQQQQQQHMQMQQILLQRHAQQQQQQQQQQQQQQQQPQQQQPQQQQQQLPTPQQQRRDGAHLINGSTNGLVGNDPLMRQNAGTANAMATKMYEERLKLPQRDSLDDAAMKQRFGDNVGQLLDPNHASILKSAAATGQPSGQVLHGAAGGMSPQVQARNQQLPGSTPDIKSEINPVLNPRAGPEGSLIGIPGSNQGSNNLTLKGWPLTGLDQLRSGLLQQQKPFIQAPQPFHQLQMLTPQHQQQLLLAQQNLTSPSASDESRRLRMLLSSRSMSLGKDSLTNSVGDVVPNVGSPLQAASPLLGRGDTEMLIKLKMAQLQQQQQQQNSNPQQQQQQQLQQHALSNQQSQSSNHNLHQQDKMGGAASVTMDGSMSNSFRNDQVSKNQTGRKRKQPVSSSGPANSSGTANTAGPSPSSAPSTPSTHTPGDVISMPNLPHSGSSSKPLMMFDGPGTLTSPSNQLWDDKDIELQADIDRFVEDEDNVESFLSPDDTDPRDSVVRCMDMSKGFTFNEVSSVRASSSKVVCCHFSSDGKLLASGGHDKKAVLWNTDSLKPKTTLEEHSSLITDVRFSPSMSRLATSSFDKTVRVWDADNPGYSLRTFTGHSSTVMSLDFHPNKDDLICSCDGDGEIRYWSINNGSCQRVFKGGTAQMRFQPRFGRYLAAAAENVVSILDVETQACRHTLQGHTNAVHSVCWDPSGEFLASVSEDSVRVWTLGSGSEGECVHELSCNGNKFHSCVFHPTYSSLLVIGCYQSLELWNMSENKTMTLSAHDGLIAALAVSTVTGLVASASHDKFVKLWK; encoded by the exons ACGCAGTTGATTAAAGCAAGGGAGCAGCAACAGcatcaacaacaacagcaacagcagcagcagcaacctCAACAACCACAGcatcaacaacagcaacagcaacagcaacagcagcaGCATATGCAGATGCAGCAGATCCTGTTGCAGAGGCATGCccaacagcagcagcagcagcagcagcagcagcagcaacagcaacagcaaccgCAACAACAGCAGccgcagcagcagcaacagcagcTGCCAACACCACAGCAGCAGCGAAGAGATGGGGCCCACCTTATTAATGGCAGCACAAATGGGCTTGTTGGAAATGACCCTCTCATGCGGCAGAATGCTGGAACTGCGAATGCCATGGCAACAAAGATGTATGAGGAAAGATTGAAACTGCCCCAAAGGGATTCTTTGGATGATGCGGCTATGAAA CAAAGGTTTGGTGACAATGTGGGCCAGCTTTTGGATCCAAATCATGCCTCAATATTGAAGTCAGCTGCAGCAACTGGCCAGCCTTCAGG GCAAGTGTTGCATGGTGCAGCTGGTGGCATGTCTCCACAAGTTCAAGCTCGAAATCAACAACTACCAGGGTCCACACCG GACATAAAGAGTGAGATTAATCCAGTTTTAAATCCCAGAGCTGGTCCTGAAGGATCATTGATTGGAATTCCTG GGTCAAATCAAGGTAGTAACAATTTGACTCTGAAAGGGTGGCCACTCACA GGGCTGGATCAGCTTCGCTCTGGGCTTCTTCAGCAACAAAAGCCTTTTATACAGGCACCTCAGCCCTTTCATCAACTCCAGATGTTGACACCACAGCACCAGCAACAGCTTTTGCTTGCACAGCAAAACTTAACATCACCATCTGCCAGTGATGAGAGTAGGAGACTGAGAATGCTTTTGAGTAGTCGGAGCATGAGTCTTGGGAAGGATTCCCTTACAAATTCTGTTGGTGATGTGGTTCCAAATGTTGGATCTCCGCTTCAAGCTGCTAGCCCACTATTGGGTCGTGGAGATACAGAAATGCTGATTAAG TTAAAAATGGCTCAGTTACAACAGCAACAGCAGCAACAGAACAGTAACccacagcaacagcaacagcaacagcttCAACAACATGCTCTTTCAAATCAGCAATCACAGAGttcaaatcacaatcttcacCAGCAAGATAAAATGGGTGGTGCTGCTAGCGTCACTATGGATGGCAGCATGTCAAATTCCTTTCGAAATGATCAG GTTTCTAAAAACCAGACtgggagaaaaagaaagcagCCAGTATCATCTTCTGGTCCTGCGAATAGCTCTGGAACTGCAAACACTGCCGGACCCTCTCCAAGTTCAGCACCCTCCACACCCTCAACACATACCCCTGGAGATGTAATATCAATGCCTAATTTGCCTCATAGTGGTAGTTCTTCCAAGCCATTGATGATGTTTGATGGTCCTGGCACCCTTACATCACCATCAAATCAATTG TGGGATGATAAAGATATTGAATTGCAGGCTGATATTGATCGTTTTGTAGAGGATGAGGATAATGTTGAATCTTTTTTATCCCCTGATGATACAGACCCTAGAGATAGTGTTGTTCGCTGTATGGACATGAGCAAAG GGTTCACATTTAATGAAGTAAGTTCTGTTCGAGCAAGCTCAAGCAAAGTCGTCTGTTGCCACTTTTCATCAGATGGGAAATTGCTTGCCAGTGGTGGCCATGATAAGAAG GCTGTATTGTGGAACACAGACTCTTTAAAGCCAAAAACCACACTTGAAGAACATTCTTCTTTGATTACTGATGTCCGTTTCAGTCCGAGCATGTCACGTCTCGCAACATCTTCATTTGACAAAACTGTCAGGGTTTGGGATGCTGACAAT CCTGGTTATTCGCTTCGTACCTTTACGGGGCATTCTTCCACTGTGATGTCACTTGACTTCCACCCAAATAAAGATGACCTCATTTGCTCTTGTGATGGAGATGGTGAGATACGATACTGGAGTATTAACAACGGCAGCTGTCAAAGAGTGTTTAAG GGTGGTACGGCCCAAATGAGATTCCAACCCCGTTTTGGAAGGTACCTTGCTGCTGCTGCAGAGAATGTTGTATCTATACTGGATGTGGAGACCCAAGCTTGTCGGCATACATTACAG GGACATACTAACGCAGTCCATTCTGTGTGCTGGGACCCTTCTGGTGAGTTCTTAGCGTCCGTCAGTGAGGACTCTGTCAGAGTTTGGACACTTGGATCAGGGAGTGAAGGAGAGTGCGTACATGAGCTGAGCTGTAATGGCAATAAATTCCATTCATGTGTTTTCCATCCTACATATTCTTCATTGCTGGTCATTGGCTGTTACCAG TCTCTGGAGCTTTGGAACATGTCAGAGAACAAGACAATGACTCTGTCAGCTCATGATGGACTAATTGCTGCATTGGCTGTGTCAACTGTTACAGGTTTGGTTGCTTCGGCTAGTCATGACAAGTTTGTCAAATTGTGGAAGTGA